Proteins co-encoded in one Callospermophilus lateralis isolate mCalLat2 chromosome 2, mCalLat2.hap1, whole genome shotgun sequence genomic window:
- the LOC143390480 gene encoding olfactory receptor 8J3-like translates to MAPGNVTQVSEFVFIGVSDLPELQIPLFLVFLLIYGLTVMGNLGIITLISVDSRLQTPMYFFLRHLAIINFSNSTVIAPKMLVNFLVSKKTTSYYECATQLGAFLVFIVAEVFILAVMAYDRYVAICNPLLYMVVVSRRICNLLVSLTYLYSFSTAIVVSSCVFSVSYCASNVINHFYCDNVPLLALSCSDTYIPETVVFISAATNILFSMTVVLISYFNIVLSILRMRSSEGRKKAFSTCASHMMAVTVFYGTLLFMYLQPRTSHSLDTDKMASVFYTLVIPMLNPMIYSLRNKDVKAALRRLMMNPCDSLKAMYF, encoded by the coding sequence ATGGCTCCTGGAAATGTCACCCAGGTCTCTGAGTTTGTTTTCATAGGAGTCTCAGATCTTCCAGAGCTGCAAATTCCTCTCTTCCTGGTATTCCTGCTCATCTATGGGCTGACAGTCATGGGGAACCTGGGCATCATCACCCTCATCAGTGTTGACTCTCGACTTCAAACccccatgtattttttcctccgaCATCTGGCTATTATAAATTTTAGCAACTCTACTGTCATTGCCCCTAAAATGCTGGTCAACTTCTTAGTAAGTAAGAAAACCACTTCATACTATGAATGTGCAACCCAACTGGGAGCATTCCTTGTTTTCATTGTAGCTGAGGTTTTCATACTAGCTGTTATGGCCTATGACCGTTATGTGGCCATTTGCAATCCCCTACTCTACATGGTGGTGGTATCTCGGCGGATTTGCAATTTGCTGGTTTCACTCACCTACCTGTATAGCTTTTCCACAGCTATTGTGGTTTCATCTTGTGTATTCTCTGTGTCTTATTGTGCTTCCAATGTCATCAATCATTTTTACTGTGACAATGTCCCTCTGTTAGCCCTGTCCTGCTCTGATACTTACATTCCAGAAACTGTAGTCTTTATCTCAGCAGCTACAAATATCTTGTTCTCTATGACTGTAGTTCTAATTTCTTATTTCAACATTGTTTTGTCTATTCTAAGGATGCGTTCATCAGAGGGAAGGAAAAAAGCCTTTTCCACCTGTGCTTCACATATGATGGCAGTCACAGTTTTCTATGGGACTCTGCTGTTCATGTATTTGCAGCCTCGAACCAGCCATTCCCTGGATACTGATAAAATGGCATCTGTGTTTTACACCCTGGTGATCCCCATGCTGAACCCCATGATCTACAGCTTGAGGAACAAGGATGTGAAGGCCGCCTTAAGGAGATTAATGATGAATCCCTGTGATTCCCTTAAAGctatgtatttttaa